The sequence gggaagcaacacacacaaatccacagcgaaatgcgcacacacacggccaagaatcgagctcaaagactatctcaaagttcacacaagaacagagctcgaatcacttagaatgacaaacggatgcgcaaagactgagtgtggatgatcaagaatgctctaaggttgcttggtgtctccctccatgcgcctaggggccccttttatagccccaaggcagctaggagccgttgagaacaaatctggaaggccatctttgccttctgtcgtcgggcgcaccggacagtccggtgcacaccggacactgtccggtgcccgatttccttccttaaacagcgtggtcgaccgttgcagatgcgggagccgttggcgcaccggacatgtccggtgcacaccggacagtccggtgcccccttccgaccgttggcttggccacgtgtcccgcgcagatcgcgcggccgaccgttggcccggccgaccgttggctcaccggacagtccggtgcacaccggacagtccggtgaattttagccgtacgccgtcagcaaattcccgagagcggcctcttcggccgaggcagcctggcgcaccggacactgtccggtgcaccaccggacagtccggtgccccagaccgaaacagcctcttggctgtacacagccaactttcttcttctcttcttcttcctgtttctaatacttagacaagtatattagtacacaaaaccaatgtactaagacttagaaacatacctttgctctagattggcactttgttcatccatgggcattgattcacatttaagcacttgtgttgacactcaatcaccaaaacacttagaaatggcccaagggcacatttccctttcacccattCAAGTTGCTCTTCAGAGAAGAAGCAATGACCCTAGAAGAAGTAAAGAGGATCGCTTAGGGTAATTTGTCAAGGGGCAGTGATGAACATCAACAAACATGCAAGGATATGATTGAAGCAATCAGGCTCGAAGCTGTGAAAAACTTAATCAAGTATCAAAGTGAAACCCAAAAAAACTTAAGCAAGTATTAGTGCGAAACCAAAAAAATGGAGATATAGAAAGGTCAAGCTGGAGAAAATAGCACTAGGAGATTTCATCCTTCGAAGGATAACTAATCCAGATAATGTAGAAAAATTGCAAAGGAAAAGGGATGGACCCTTTCTGGTAAGAGCTTTAAATCGTCCTAGCTAGCTCCTTTAGGTGGACTAATTTGCAGGGAAACTGGAAGCATCTAGGccactggttggttttagtgattaatgacaatataatattatatgtgactaacatgtgttttgcagagcaaatggtaagttaggtcacattaGAGGAAGTTGTGCTACAACGGTGAAAAACAATCCctgagatgagaacttgaagcgacgactGAAACGACGAATCAAAAGAGGAAGGTCTTCATATTCTAAGTGTCGAAGGAGTTGCGAACACTCGATATAGAATTAGGTCTTCTATttgttttagtcgtactataaagaggagttgtggatgagtagtttggccaagagatttctagtgtagtgttggtgcatattcacactcacatctagtgctaggtCTCACTCTATAACACAatcacgagttagaacgaaaacggtTTCGAAAATCAAAAGGAAAAAAGAAGTTAGGGTTTCTGTCTTAGGGGCACCATATTGTCCGGTGCACCCCCTGACAGTGGGGCCAGCTAGGCCCGGGGGCAGCGCCTCTGCCcccgagaaaacccgagagcaatGAGTTCAGAAAATGAATTTTAGCcgccacaccagactgtccggtgtgcaccggacaggtactgtttactgtccagtgtgccatcagcccaacgactagctgtcagaactagccattggagtCGACCGTGGGGCGCaccagtggcacaccagacagtccgatgcgcccatGCGTAGAACAGCCAGGTAACAActagtttggtgggtggggctatttataccccctccacctacCATACtgagtgtcttgctgcccacattgatgaccacacattgctagagcattgcaaacaccacaaagcctagtgaggtgattagaaaatcttaatcccgTGTTGGGAGCTCATTAGTGCAAGTGAGAGCCATCTAGAGCACACatcacatgcattaggcttctcttggtcaagtgaaagtctatgacttgttactcttggtgatcggcatcacctagacggcttggtggcgtttggAGCACGATGATCACCTCAGAGGATTTGTAGGTGACctgtgtaagcggtcgtgaggtatccaccgcgccggagtggcaaaggatcacctcatagtgagcacttggttcttgcgaggacaaagggggagcgataccctttcgCGGGTACTCCAacaaggactagggaagagtgctgactcttcgatacctcggcaaAAAAAATGGAGGAGTCTTCTCAACCTTGTTTTACATTTCGCATTTAATTTAAGTATTTTACTTCGTTCAATTGTTTAGCAAGTAGTTGAAGTATGTCTTAGGATTGTTGTCTTTCTAGTAGTATTCTCTTATTACTAGTAGTTAAGTGAAGTTGAGCTCTTGCTTAGGATTAATTGTTGTTGAATTTTTAGAAAAGCCGAATTCAcctcctcttgggcatcgtgatcctttcaggaaCGAAATCCTTCACTCATGGAATTATGAAGATATTATGTATAAATCACAGTCAGGTGTTTTTTATTTCTTTGTTTTCAACTTTGTTCTCATTTAAGAGACCGCCACTTTCCCTTATATAGGGAAACTTGGTCCAAAAAGATGAAGGCGTCGGCTTCCGGCTCAAGAGCCATTGGTGTCGTCGAACTGTGGTGGCACGCAGCACAAGTTGCTAGAGCCTCATCGGCAACATGCACAAAACTCACTAGCAGTTAGCTAGAGATCTAATTAGATAGAATACAAACGGATATtactaatttcatattttaaaaTTCTTATTCAGATCAGATACGAATAATATTGAATTGTGTCAGATAAAATTTAAATATATATTAACATTTTTAATATTCAACTTTAAGTATACGAATGTAAATATAGATTAGATATAAATTAAATATTAAATAACTAGCTAGGCTTAAATCCAATTTCAACATTTTTAGAGTCTGTTCGGTTAGACAGAAGGTCGAAATAATTCCAGACCAAATTGATTCTCTACTCTCTAGTTTATATAAGTTGTGACCGATCGGAACGATTTCTAATGCATTGCGGGACAAACAATACATAGACGAATCGGATTAAAGTACGGACCAATGTTATGAATGTCATTTTCCTTATATAAGTTTTGATCGATCTAAATGATTTCTAATGCAGTGGTAGAAGAAGCCGCAGAGCCTGCGACTCTGCGAGTCGTGAAACGGAGCACCGCACGCTGTACGGCCGTCCACGCGTCACCCTCTGGTTGGCGAGAGTTGCTGTCGCGCCATGCAGCTTTCCGCGGTCAAAGTTCACTTCCACGCTTAGGGTtgggcattcggtctattaggATAATTCGGTTCCATCTATTCGGGTTTGTGAAATTTTGGGTTCTAAAAAATTAAAACCgaaattttcaaaaatattttaGTAACCGAACTCGAATAGACTCATAATtttggttcggtctattcggtccaccggatagacccgaattgtagagagactagtatattttgttaaaatatatacaataaATAATTAATTGAAAGTACTATTATTACAACGAGTGACTATAAAAATAAGCATACAAAGATATATATACTATTGTTAAGATGATATCATTATTTCTAGCTAATTagttcataaatcatataataatactATCACATATTAAGAGCTTTTTTATATTTCAGGTTATTAGGTCTATTTGGGTTTTAAATGTTAGGAACCGAACCCAAAACCATACCTcgaaatatagcacatatagaaatcgaacccgaacccgaaaatcTGAATAAACCGACAATTCAGTTTATTCGGGTTCGGTTCAGGTTCAAGTTCGGTTTTCGATTTTGAAATGCCCACCCCTATCCACGCTCCGCAACGCAACCACAATCGGCATTCATCCgtcctatagatggccaaatgggccgtgcctaacgggccggcccgaagcacggccCGTTTAATAGTGCCGGGCCCGGCCCGGTACGAGaaccgtgccgtgcttgggccgctGTCTCGGCCCGCagtgccggcccggcccggcacgattatatattttttattttataaaacatagtatatatatatttacATTTTATATTAGCTATTTACAACAAACACACTCGAGTTATACTAGTTAGTGTCCTTCAGTTAAGCGTTCCAGTCTTGGAGAGGGAGGTCTTGGGTTCAAATCCTCACAAAAACACAGAATTTTTGCTATTTCCTTGAATTAATGGGAGAACGTGACTAgttaaacgggccggcccggcacgaccaCCAGGCCGCCGTGCCTGGGCCGCGGCTGCGGCACGCGGGCCGGCCGGACACGGCCCGATTAACCGTCGGGCCTGACGGGCccgtgccgggccgggccgggccgcccgTTTGGGCATCTCTAATCCGTCCTCACTCCTCAGCGCACCACCGGCCGTCCGATCCCGACCCCCGCCATCGGATGATCTGCCGCCGTCCGAGTCATGGATGCCTACGCTACAGGCTACGTAGCCGCGTCTGACGTCTCCCTCTCGTCTCGTGTGTACCTTCCCTGACTGGAGCCACCGAGCCAGTCCACTGTCTTGACCGACACCCACTACGTAGTGCTATAAACCTGCTCGCTGGCTGTCGCTGCCCTTGGTTCACGTTCCCTATTTTCCTTTACGTGTCCAGCGAGCGCCGGTGGACTCGTTGACGTGCCTCGCCACCACCACCATGATCACGGTCGATGATGATCAGGTGAGGAGCTGTGGCGGCGACAGCGGCGGTATTCCAGTTCCTACTAGCGACGACGCCGCCGCCGGGCGGCAGATGCTGACGACGATGGGCGAGCACCACCAGCAGCAGCTGACGGTGTCCAGGATCCGGACGGCCGTGTCCATGCTCACCCGCCGCACGGGCCACGCGCGTTTCCGCCGCGGCCCCGTCGCGGAGCGTCACCACGCATCGTCGTCGGACCATCATCAGCTGCGCCCGCCGGCGGCCGGTGGCGGCGTGGCGCTGGACCTGGACTTACTCGTCGCCAAGACGTGCGACGACGCGGCGGCGGGGTTTAGCGCGTCGGCCTCGTGGACCAGCTCCTCGCTGCCGTCGACGACGAGCCTCACGGCCGGCGAAGGGAGCGTGTCCAAAGGCCGCGCCCAGCAGCAGGGTTGTGGTGCCCTGTTCTTCGTCCAGCCagtgagcggcggcggcggcgacggccacTCTGCCGGCAAGCCGCTGCGGCTCGCGCCGTCATCGATGCAGCAGCAGCATGCCTGCCCCGGTTACTCATCCCCAGGCAACGCGCTGGAAGACGGCAAGTGCCACGACCGCGCGCGCTCGGAGAACgacgccgctgccgccgccggcaAGACGCACGGGGACCGCTGCCACTGCTCCAACAAACGGTATGTACAACATATACTACTACTCATCAAACGCCCGCTGCCACTAATGACGGACTCCATAATTGGCATGCAGGAAATCGCGCGTGAAGCGGGTGGTCCGCGTGCCGGCGATCAGCTCCCGGAACGCGGACATCCCGCCGGACGACCACTCGTGGCGCAAGTACGGCCAGAAGCCCATCAAGGGCTCGCCGTACCCGCGGTAAGTGATCGGTCGATGAATATAATCTACGTACATATCCTTGTTCTTCCTCGCGACTACTCGTGGTCCATGATATTGTATCTgacgcgtgcgtgcgtgcgtgcagcGGCTACTACAAGTGCAGCACGGTGCGCGGGTGCCCGGCGCGGAAGCACGTGGAGCGAGACCCCGGCGAGCCGTCGATGCTCATCGTCACCTACGAGGGCGACCACCGCCACGAGGACcggccggccggcggcggcgcgcagaCGGACCAAGACCGCACGACGACGTCCAGTTGAATTGAATCTcagagctagctagctagcagtCTCCGCCGCGGGCTCCCTTTTGTCTCGCTGGTTGCCCAGTAGAAATTTCCTGGAGTTGTCTCTGTAGTACGGAGTAGTTCATTTTTTTCATCAGTCGGTTCGTCGGAGTCGTACTAGTTAGTAGTGTCACGTCGCCGTCGCTTGTGGAGGAAATTCAGGATATCTATCACACGCTGCTGTTTGGGatttttttgaccatgaaatgaatGAATGAACGATGCGTGTAACTTCTGGAGTGGGTGAACGTTTCTACTACGCGTTAAGTGGGTCAAACGGGAGATCTGTGATCGATCGGTCCCGGAGGATAGGGACAGTAGTATGGCACGCGGAAAGATGGGTTCCGGCCGTCCGGCGTCAACATACCAAACAGGCATGGTATTTCTCTGAGCAGCTACCTGGCAACAGACCTCAAGTCTTGCGCTTCAACCATCATGAATGCTACTAGATGGAGTTCTTTCCACGGTCCAAGTAGGATTCTAGAAATTTATTTAGATTTCAGGTGGGGGGTTCTAAAGCCCAGGTTCTATATAGCAAAAAAAACACCAAAATAATATGCGAGCAGAAGATCATGTATTGTTATGATTAGAAACCAAGAGGTTAAAAAACTATGGCTTACACTAGTTGTATAGACTCGATAAGTTTGTCTAAGTCACATGAATGTTCTCAAAGACAGTCAAATGGAATTGTTCGAACTAGAATtgagccggcggactgtccggccctgaggccggacggtccgcggtccggacggtccgcgcctgtgggccggacggtccgcgcgtgcgcagaacagattagggttccgagttttgtgttacggttgttagctatattcgcgggattagctcggaatcagttgtgtaaagggtccagccctcctcctctataaatagagaggtctacggccgatttgtaatcatcaacaatcgaatcaatacaacttttattcgcattttatcctaggagtagttctagtctagtttaggtttagcctcccaatcccccaaattctccgcctctcctcgactctacgtcgattagaggagtctaggtcggcctgcccgagcctagacaccacctaggatctctactccccgacggggtccctcccgggagcgagatccaggcgccgtcggcgatcttccgtcgtccctgcgtacgtgcggaccgtccggccccagggcgcggaccgtccggccgtcaggcagaagtcccagccgcgcaccaggccgcggaccgtccggccccaggccgcggacagtccgcccttgcgcagagagcaccaccgcgcctcgcatcaggccgcggaccgtccggcccctgcgcgcggaccgtccgcccctgtgcagagggcaccgccacggttcttgttgagtgtttggcgctccgaaaaagcgtcaacatacttttggcgactccgctggggaagacacatctaggctcatcaaatcggccctcaatggccggttcaagggagagctctgatatttctccaagcaacatcatagagccgacttgggaaaccttgccggctgacgagcagctccagtttgaggagcacaaggagcggatgatccaggaggcgaaagcaaaattcttggccaacttcaaagtggacaggaacaacaaggtcgtccgacatcgggcgacggatccggcttcgctccaacccacgccagatatccccaatgtaagtaataccaacgagctacaatctcttagaaattatgtagaagagcagcgtgaacaaatgcaaaacatcatagggggtatgcaaagcgatgttaagagactagtacgtgcatttgataaatctaatatcgcaaattttccttcgcacgaggttgagttagggggtaacacgcgtaatacatcggctacaggttgtcacgaccagtcacaacccctgtatgggatgccgatggacacataccctgagcaaccgcaaatcggcagtaaatcagccgatctgcacatgcccggaccgtccgcacgtgagcgcggaccgtccgggccagcaacagtcgggcctatttttaatgagttacctagatatgcgcccgagccaccacacacggcacagaacccaaactacccagtcggacagtccgcatacaacgacggacggtccgcatataaccacggatggtccgggtacgtatccggacagtccgcgcatgagtcttttgaggaggattattacatgaatcctcgtccgtcccagcaacacttcccatcacactatgcaatgcaccagcccattaattcaggatccaaagcccaggaaagctttccggccccacctagaaggccggaaagaaacgatcatacatatgagccatatagagcaaatggaaatgcaccacgtaactcaaaccaatggggggaaagacaacatgctaatatccagccaaccccacctatgtttgaccagagagccggtggtctcgcaccggctgccattgatatagtaagggaagaaatagccggggcgttccgagataagctcggagtaagcatggtccctggggggcaatcatatcggaaaccttatgacagccgatttgatcaccacccatacccacagggaaccaggatacccgaattcacaaaattttcgggtgatcaaggaaagaacacacgtgaacacataggccaattt is a genomic window of Zea mays cultivar B73 chromosome 5, Zm-B73-REFERENCE-NAM-5.0, whole genome shotgun sequence containing:
- the LOC103627147 gene encoding WRKY transcription factor WRKY51 isoform X2 produces the protein MITVDDDQVRSCGGDSGGIPVPTSDDAAAGRQMLTTMGEHHQQQLTVSRIRTAVSMLTRRTGHARFRRGPVAERHHASSSDHHQLRPPAAGGGVALDLDLLVAKTCDDAAAGFSASASWTSSSLPSTTSLTAGEGSVSKGRAQQQGCGALFFVQPVSGGGGDGHSAGKPLRLAPSSMQQQHACPGYSSPGNALEDGKCHDRARSENDAAAAAGKTHGDRCHCSNKRKSRVKRVVRVPAISSRNADIPPDDHSWRKYGQKPIKGSPYPRGYYKCSTVRGCPARKHVERDPGEPSMLIVTYEGDHRHEDRPAGGGAQTDQDRTTTSS
- the LOC103627147 gene encoding uncharacterized protein isoform X1, encoding MITVDDDQVRSCGGDSGGIPVPTSDDAAAGRQMLTTMGEHHQQQLTVSRIRTAVSMLTRRTGHARFRRGPVAERHHASSSDHHQLRPPAAGGGVALDLDLLVAKTCDDAAAGFSASASWTSSSLPSTTSLTAGEGSVSKGRAQQQGCGALFFVQPVSGGGGDGHSAGKPLRLAPSSMQQQHACPGYSSPGNALEDGKCHDRARSENDAAAAAGKTHGDRCHCSNKRYVQHILLLIKRPLPLMTDSIIGMQEIAREAGGPRAGDQLPERGHPAGRPLVAQVRPEAHQGLAVPARLLQVQHGARVPGAEARGARPRRAVDAHRHLRGRPPPRGPAGRRRRADGPRPHDDVQLN